TGGCTACGGGCCCGATCAGCTCGCCAACGCAGCGATCATCACCTCGGTCGGCAATCAGCTGCAGGTAACCGAACCCGGGTGGGTCATCGCGGTCGCCGTCGCCATCCAGGAATCCACCCTGCGCAACCTCGATCACGGCGACCGCGACAGCCTCGGTCTCTTCCAACAGCGCCCGTCTCAAGGCTGGGGTACGCCCCAGCAGATCATGGACCCGACCTACGCGGCGACGCAGTTCTATCGGCACCTGCAGGCCGTGCCGAGCTGGCAGCAGATGAGCCTCAACGACGCCGCCCAAGCCGTCCAGCGGTCCGGGACACCAGAGGCGTACGGCCGCCACGAGGCGGACGCCGAAGCCATCGTCGCCGCGGTCGCCGGAGTGGCCTGCGAACACACCGGTACCGGGGACTGCACGAACATCGCCGCGCCGACGCCCGCCGCGCTCACCGCCATCAACTACGCCTGCGGGCAACGCGGCCTGCCGTACGTGTGGGGCGGCAACGGCCCCGAGTTGGGGGACGCCGGCTTCGACTGCAGCGGCTTGACCCGAGCCGCGTACGGCGCCGCCGGCATCCCATTGCCACGAACCTCGCGCGAGCAGTACGCCGCCGGACCGCGCGTGCCCGCCGGCGCACCGCTACTTCCGGGCGACCTCGTTTTCTACGCGACCGCCGGGCGCGTGCATCACGTCGGCCTGTACGTCGGCGGCGGCAACATGATCGACGCACCTGACTTCGGACAGGCCGTGAGAGTGGAGCCGTACCGCCACTCCGGCGACGGCTACATCGGTTCCACCAGGCCAGTTTCGCCACGTTGAGACCTGAAACACAAGCACTTCTGGGCGATACGTATGTCTTGTTTGGACAATAGCTTGACACGAAGTGGCTGACGGAGCGTCGATGGACGTGTAGCCCGAACCACCGGATGCGCACCGGCGGGCGAACGCCCCGGCCGGGGCATGACCACCCACCGCTTCAACCGAAACGGAATCGTCATGTCTCAGAACGACTCGTCGAACACCAAACCCGAAACCGCGGAGCCGAAGGTTCGCCGCGCGCTCGAAGCCAACCCCGGCGCAACCGCCGCACGGATCGCGACCAAAGCCGGAGTCGGCCGCTCGACAGCCACGAAGATCCTCTCCCGCTGGGCCGCCGAAGGACTGGTGACCCGCACCACCGGCAAGGACCAGTCGGTCCCCGTCACGTGGACGGTCCACGACGATCAGACCAACGACGCAGCCGAAGTCGTGGAGCCCGGCGACGTGCCCGCCACGGCAGATCAGGAGGCGGAACGTCCCGTCGGACCCGCCGACGAACGAGAGGCCGATGCCTCCTTGCCTGACCCCGGCGCTACCGCTACGGCGGAAACGCCGCAGAAGGACCGGTTGCCGAAGGGCGCGCTTTACGAGCTGGTGAAGGAGTTCCTTCAGGCGCATCCCGGCGAAGAGTTCGGCCCCGCCAAGATCGGAACAGAGCTGGTCCGATCCAGCGGCGCAGTGAACAACGCCCTCGAGAAGCTCGTCACCAACGGGCTGGCAACGAAAACGTGCGAAGCGCCGAAGCGCTTCACTTCCAGCTGACCGTCAGCGCAACCCGACGGGGGCGGATCACCATCGTGGTGATCCGCCCCCGTTTAGCGCTGGAACCCGGCAGGGAAGGTCACTGTGTCGCCTGCTGGTTCACCTCAGCCGGATGAGGAAAGATGCACTCGTCGTCGCAGTCCTGCGCGCCAGCGGTGGCAATGAACGGGCAGTCGCCTCGATGGGCCTTGGTGAAGGTGACGCTACCGTCAGGATGTTCGAGTATGTGCAGTGCGCCGCCGTGGCGGTAGGCCCACACGATGTCGTCCGGATCGATACACTTTTCGCCATCGAAGCCGTAAGTCATGGCCAGCAACGCACTGATCCCACCGTGGACATGAGGTGAAATGGTCTGCGTGGTCGGTGGGGCGGCAAGGATTTCGGCGGCCCTGCCGAGGAGGCGCTCGGTCAGCCCGGCGAGAGCGGTGGCAGCGTGGACGTCAGTGCTCGGTCGCGGCGTGTCGTGCCACCAGTTGCTGGGAGCGTCAGCGGCGAGACTCGTCCACGTCATCTGGTCGCTGAGTACCTCGGCGACCGCGAAGCTCTGGTTGATGTAGTAGTCGCGCTCGACGCGTGCGCGGAGCGTGCGTCCGGCAAACTCGACGACGCGGGTGTGGTGGTAGCTGGTCAGGGTGACGCCTGTCGCTTCGTCGCGTTCGGTCATCGAGGCATTCATTGTGGTCTCCTCTGTCTTCGTGTGCGATTTGTTGGTCGTACAGGTCCAGTCAGGTCGTCAGGTCGAGGCAAACCCCAACAGGCGAGCCAACTCTGGCGCGATTACGGTTACCGGCGGGCGGCGGCGCGAAGCGCGGCGGTCGCGGCGTGCCCGATGGCACGCGCGGCCGTCGCGGGGTCGGTCAGCACGTGGACAGTCGCCCCATCGAGCGGTGTGTCGACGTCGCTGGTGGTCAGCCACAGCACCGCGCACCCGGAGGCGCGCAGCCGGTCGAGCTTCTTCTGCCCGTCGCGGCGGGGGTCGTCGCGGTAGTTGCCGTCGGACACGATGACGACCAGCCGGGCCGCGCCGGGGCGGGACAGGCCGAGGGAGCCGTCGAGGGCGTCGAGCGCGCGGGGGATGTCCTCGTAGTTGTCGTTGGAGCGGAACTCGGTGACCTCCGTAGGCGGCTTGCCCGGGTGGGTCAGCGGGCGCACATGGTTCCCGAAGATCACGCTCGCCGTGTCGGCGGGCACCCGCGTGTGACGGGCGGCGTTGGCCAGGATCCAGGCGGCCGAGGCGACGTGTTCGCGCGCCCAGCCCATCGAGCCGGACACGTCACACGCGATCCCGACCCGCAGCGGCGGCACGGTGACCGGTGTACGGATGGTGCGGGTGAACGGCTCGGCGGTCACCACGGCACCGGCGGCACGCTGGGCCTCGGCCGCCCGCACACCGCGCATCCGCAGCCGCCCGGGCGGCACCTCCGAGGTGGATCGCACGGCGACTCGTTCGCGGGTTCCGGCGGTGTCCAGCGCCCGCGCGAGCACCCGCGCGGCTGCGCACTCCTCAGGCGTGGGCGGCCGGGTGCCTGTTGTCCTGGTGTCGCCGCCACGGGGGCCGCCGGTCCCGAACACTCGTCGCGCCACTGCTCCCGCCTTCTTCTCAGCGGCCTCTTCGCTTTCCCTCGCGGCGGCCGCGACTGCGGCCGGGTCCTCGGGTGCCTTCTCCCCCGCGACGTTCGCCGCCACCCCGCCCAGCACGGCGGCAATGGCATCCGCCAACGGTGACGGGGCGGCGGGTCCGGGCGAGCTACCTGTCGGGTCCGAGGTGCCGGGCGAGGCCGGCGACGAGGCCGAGTCCGGGTCGGTGCCGAGGATCTCGCACCACTGCCGCCCGAGGTCGAGCATGTCCTCGCCCGCGTCGTCGGCAGTCCGCAGCGCCTGCCGCCACACCGCCCGCAGCTTGCCGAGAACTTCCGCGCCGAGCACGTCCTCGACGACCCGGGCGACCGGGTGGACCTCGGCGTGCGTGAGCACCCCGCCGTCGGCCCGGCCCAGCAGGAGCGCGGCGGTGCGCGCGGCGTCGGCGGCAGTCATCTTCGGCGCGGTGACGGGGTCGGCAAACAGGTGCAAGTCGGTGGCAACGATGCCCTGCACGCACGCCCGCAGCCAGTGCCGGTCGTCCGGGCGACGGCGGATGTGCGCCGCTTCCATCCGCGGCTCTTCCAGCAGCATGGCGGCGGCAACCACGCCGGGCGGAGCGCCGTCCGGCGGTTCCCACGCGGTGTGTTTGGCGTGTCCGCACTCGTGGGTGAGGGCACCCCAGGCCGGGGCGTAGCGGGCCCGGTCGGACAGGTTCGCCGGGTCCACGGTGGCCGGGTCCACGCCGAGGTGGTCACCGTCGACCTCGATCAACGCGCGGTGCGGGTAGAAACACGCGGGGGCACCGCCGCCCGCGCCGGGAGCGACGCTGACCACGAGGTCGTCGCGGTCGGCGATCACCGGGACCTCGTCGGCGAACGCGGCGGACAGAGTCAGCCATTCCGGGCGCGCGGGGAACACGGCGGCACCGGTGGCGGCCGGGTCGGCGGTGAAGTGGGCACTCATGGCGCGGGTCCTTTCGCGACGGTACGCGGTGCGTGGCTGGCTCAGGGTTTGGTGGTGATGCGGGCGCCGAGGGCGAGCGGGGTGACGGGCTTGCCGAAGACGTCGCGCACCACGGTGGCGACGGTGGCGCGGTCCTCTTCCGGCGCGATCCCGACCAGGTTCCCGGCGGCGGCGTCGAGGTCCCACGCGTCGGCGAGCTTCTTGAACGCCAGAAGCTCCCGTAGCTGGGGCGCCCAGCCGATCTCGCCCTTCTCCTGCCGGGTCGCGAGGTTGCGCGCCACCCGCACGGCCCTCTTGTCAACCCCGAGCTGTTCGGCGAGGGCGTAGTCGCTGGAGACCTGGATGTGCACGGAGAAGCGGGACGAAAGCGCGTCGGAGAGAACCGCCCCGTGGACACCGGGGTTGTGTCCGGCCACGACATAGAAGCCTGGTTCGGCGTGGACGACTTCGCCGCCGTTGGCCTTGATCACGATCTCGCGGCGTCCGTCCATGGCGGGGTAGACCACGGCGAGCACGGTCGGCGGGATCAGGGTCGCGTCGTCGATGAACAGCGGCACCCCGGTGCGCATCGCGCGGACCAGCGGGCCGTGGACGAACACGAAGTCGCCGTCGGGGGTTTTGGTGTAGTCGCCCACGAGGTCGGCGACCACGGTGTCGCCGTCGCCCTGCACGGTGAGGCAGTCGTTGAACGCCGCCTCCACCACCGAGGTCTTGCCGGTGCCGGGCGGCCCGTACAGGAGCGCGGCGACCCCGGCGTCACGCAACCGCGCCAGTGCAGTCACGTCCGGCATGCCGGACAGCAGCCGGGGGTGGTAGTCCATCCCGTTCGGGCGTTTCACCGGGCCGGTGACCTTCCGCGCCGGTCGGCTGGTGGTGCTGCCTGCACCGGACGGAGCGGGCGTGGTCGGGGATGCGGCGGGTGCCGTCGCGGGTGGCGTGCGGCGGGGTGCACATGGCGGGGCCGGGGTGATGGCGGGCGCGGCGGCGGCCGCCGTCATCGCGGTTGCCCGGTAGGCCAGTGGCGCGGTGGTGGCGAGTTCGGCTTCTCCCCGGTCGGTCAGCGCTTTGCAGGCGTTGCCGACAGCGCCGGATGAGCGGTTGAGGGTGTGCGCAATGCCACCGGGGGTGTGGGTGCCTGCAGGGTCATCGGCCAGGACTTTGGCGACCATCGCGCGGAGTTCGCCGTTGCGGAGCCGGGTTGCCGTCCCACCCGCCGGGGTGGTCGGCCCGGTGGCGGGTGCCGTGGCGGGCGGGGTGGGCGTGGTCATCGCAGGTGTTCCCTTCCAGTGCGTGACGCGGGCGGTTCGGCGAATCAGAACGATCCGTAGCGGCCCTTAAATGTGATTTCCGGATTTCCCGGGCGACACAACAAAAGTAACTCGATAAGGCCAGTCGCACAATACCTTTCCAGGCCCCATTCAGGTGACGAATTCCGCCATCCAGCCAAAAGCATTTGAAGTATTTCGCCGAACCGTTTGCGCAGGTCGCGGACGTCAGGCAGCCGACAACAGCCACAACAAAGGAAATGGACAATCGTTTATTTGAGCAAAATAGAAATAGACGGATGACTGTCGACACGAGGTGAGATGACCAGGAGAGCCAGACCGTGGGGACATGTTCACAGCAGCGGGACCGACGGGGCGGCCCTGATGTGCTTACCTGCTTGTCGCCAAGCGAGTCTGGGATACCGGCGGATCCCCGCATGTAGGCCTTGACCTGCGAGCATGCCTGGAGACGGAGGATCCGGCTTAGGCGGTCCACGGAGCGCCGGGGCGATCGGCGCGTGCGGTGGCACCCCCGATGGCTGGCGGCCATCCGAGGGACGGTGCCCGCGGATGATCGGCTCCGGCGAGCGGGCCGCTCGGACTGTCGCACGGGCGTGTCCGTCCGTGCGACGCGTTGTGGCACCTCGATGGTGCCACACCAAATGGCGACTCTGAACGGAAACACGGGATGCTTTTTCTTCGCGACGACTATCAGTACGTCGACACTAACATCCGTCGCGACTGACCAGCTATTTCAGCGTAGAGGTACTTTATGGCGCGCCCCGGGCCGGTTCAGGCCTTGGGGGCTGCGATTCCTGCGTGGGGTTCTCGGAGTCGTTGGGCGAGCTCGATTGTCGCGGCGGTCGGTGTTTCGTCGATCTCGGCGATGCGTGCTTCGAGCAGGCGTAGCGTTCGGGCTATCGCGTCGTGCCGGCCGAGGGTGTGTTCGAGGCGCATGATGTCGCGGTAGAGCAGCTCGTTGTGCGGGTCGAAGTCCCGCGCCGCTTCCAGCAGCTCCAGCGTGGACTCGGGATCGCTGCGGACTCGTGCGCGGGCCAGGGCGGCGACGGCGTCGAGGGCGTCGCGGCGGACGCCTTCGCGCAGCGCGGTGAGCCAGCCTGCTTCGATGCCGGCGGCCAGCTCGCCGCCGTAACTCGCGACGATCGCGGCGTAGGCCGCGGCACGGTTCTCGTCGTCGGTCGTGGTGCGGCGCCGGGCGAGCGCGCCGGCGAACGTCCAGTAGTCGACCTCGACGACCGCGGGATCGAGGCGATATCGGCCGTGCTGTGCGACCACGAGGTCGCCGATGTCGGGTGAGGTGGCTTTGTGGACGGTGCTGCGGAGGCGGGACAGGACGGTACGCAGCACGGCGGCCGGGTCCTGCGCTGGGCGATTGGCCCACAGGCTGTCGATGATCGCGGCCCGCGGAACTCCCTCCGGATGCAGGGAGAGGTAGATCAGCAGCTCCCACAGCCGTCGCGACAAGCTGCCGGTGACTTCCACCGCGTGGTCCGGGCGAGTGAGGTCCGGTCGCCACAACAACCTCGGCTGGCCGAACACCGCCAGCACCAGCGGCGCGGCGACGTCACGCTGGTGTTCGGCGGCATTCGTCGAGTCTGGCTCGGGTACTGCTTCGGCTTGGTCCGGTGGACCTGCGATCTCCAACCCGTGGCTGGGCTCGAGAGCAGACTCGGGGTGGTCGTCCCGAGTGCCGTGTGCGGCGTCGAAGAGGGCGAACAGCTCGCGGGTCGCGGATTCGGGAAGCGAGAAGGCGCGCCGGCCGCGTAACCGCTCCCCCGGGCCCGGCGAGGTCGCGGTGAGGGTGCCAGCGGTGTCCACGTAGGCCGTGACGCCGGGGTGCCATTGGCCGAGCAGCAGCACTGTGGTGCTCGCGCCGCCTCCGGCGAGGGCGTGCTGCAGCCGGGTGCGATCGTGTTCGCCTTCCGGCGCGCTCGCCAGCAAGATCCGGCCGGCCCTGTCTTGTGGTGTCTGGCTGTCGAGGTGTGCGAGCGCGGCGGCGAGGTCGTCGACGACGTGGACGCACTCGGGCAGGTCGGCGTTGTGCTCCGGGACGCCGAGCAAGCCACGCAGATCCGCGGCCGGCGCGACGATCTGCGGGTGACGGGTGGTGGTCATGGCCGTGAGCAGCAGCGCGCGGGCGGCGGCGTGGCTGCCCGGGCCGATGAGCCCGAGGCCGTGCGTCGCCGCGAGCTCCAGCGCCAGGTCCGCGGCGGCCTCATCGGCGGGCTCCCCCAGCTCGAGCATCGTCTCGGGCTCGGCGGCATCGGCCTCGTCGGGTCCAGCGTGGGCGTGCCGGTGGGCCAGGTGCAGCTGGTAGACGACCGGAGCGACGGGCAGGTCGTCGTCGCGCCGGCCGCTGCCGGGCCGGTAGGCGGTGCGGTGACGTCGTCGGGCGACCAGCAGCATTGCGCTGATCGCGCCCGCCAGCCCGAGGCCGACGTACATGCCGGGCTCCCACGACGAGCTGGGGCCCGGAGCAACGGTGGGAGGTGGCGACGAGCTCGGCGGAGAGGTCGCCGTGGGCTTCGCTGGTGGCGGCTGCCGCTGCGGAGGTGTGGAGGCGGCAGGCATGGGCGTCGGCGGAAGGCGGATCCGATCGCCCGGATAGATCAGGCTGGGCGAGGTCAGCGTCCGACCGCCGGGCTGGGTGCTCTCGGCGTTCAGGCTCCAGAGCTCTGGCCACCGGTTGGCGTCACCGAGGCGGCGCTGCGCGATCCGGTACAGCGAATCGTGAACGCCGGCACGGGGCGGACGCACCAGCTCGACGTCCTCCGATCGACCGTCAACAGCCAATGGCGCGGTCACCGACGAGCTCAGGCCGGGCTGGACCGCGCCGCTTCCGCCAGAGGCGGCGAGGGCAGTGCGGCCGACGAACGACACGACCACGGTGGTGATGAGCACCGCCGCGACCCGGCGGAGCGGGCCGCCGCGCCAGGCTGCGCCCGGCAGGCCGGCGGTGCGGACGAGGTCGTATCCGCACCTGGCCAGCTCGACGAGGAACGCGCCCCACAGCAGCCACGCGCCGCACGCGAGCACATCCAGCAGCTGACTTGCCGACAGCCGAGCCGTCAGCACGTCACCGAGCTCGGCCATGGTGGGCAGGTGATCCGGGAGGGGCCAGCCGATGAACCGCACCAGCGCCCACGGCAGCCCGGCACACAACCCAGACAGCAGCGCGAGCGCTACGCCCGCCTGCAGCACCCGCCCTGCGCCACGCACGAGCGCACGACGAGCTCCCCGCGGCCCGGTTCCGGCTTGCCGTTCTACAGGCACAACAGCGTCCCTGGCTCAGCTTCGCTGGCCGTGGACAACCGACGGCTGGATCCCGGCTGCTGGCGGCCCCGGTCGCGGTTCCGGCGGTGCAGGTGCCGGCAAAGCCTCGGGCTGAGTCTCCGGCTTCGGCCGGCGGCTGCCCGGCGGTCGACCTCGCCGGGCGCGGGGTTTGCCGACGGTGAGCCACCGGGTGAGGTCGGCGGCCGGGACGTCGGTGAACTCGGCCAGCTCGTCGATGCCGATGACGTCCGCCGCCGCGACGAGCACGGTGCCGAGCTTGCGCTCGACCTCCGCCAGCTCCTCGGCCAGCGCAGCGCGACGATGGGCGAGCTCACCTACCTCGCGGGCTGCCGCTGTCCTCCTCGCGCTCTTCTCCGCGTCGGCCTTCTCGACGCGCCGTTCGATCTCGTCGGTCATGATCATGGCGTCCTCCTCCGGTGTTCAGGGCTCCAGTGCATGAAATGCCGCGGGTTTGCTCGGCGACCTCAGCCCCAGGTCCGGCCCTTGACCTGGTGGAACGGGGTTCACCCGATCGCGTGGAGATTCCGATCGAAGGTCGAGATTCCTGACGAGATGCCGATGTTCTTGACAGATCCCGTCTCCCGATGAACAGGGGTACCCGTGACGCTGGCTGAGGTGCGGTCGTTGGGGTCCGCGCGGCCGTTGCGCACCGCTCAGGAGTTCGAGGACTTCGAGCAGGAGCTGGTGGATCAGTTCGCCCTCGCGCAGGTCGGTGCTGGAGTGACCGATGGCGTCGTGGGGTCGTATCGGTCGGTGGTGTTCGAGTTCGTGCGCTCCATGAGCCGTCCGGTGTGGACGACACGACCGGAGGACGTCGATCGATTCCTGGCTGATCAGCGCAAGCGGGGCCGGGCGGCGTCCACTGTGTACTCCAAGGCCGGCACGTTGGCCGCGTTCTTCGACTTCCTGGTCGTGCGCTACCAGGGCGACATCCACGCCTTGACGGGACACGTGCTTGAACAGCCTGTCGATGAGTTCAACCGGCCCTCGAAGCCGGCCTACATAGCCGCACGGATACCGCCTTCGCAGGACGAAGTCGAAACCCTGTTCACCGCGTGGCGCGACTCGCTGCCCGACGCCCGAAAGTTCCTGCCAGCCGCACGGGACTACATGGCGGCTTCGTTGTGGCGCCGGGCGGGCTTGCGGATCACCGAGTCGCTGATGCTCGACATCCGTGACTGGCGACCTGACTTGGGCGAGCACGGCAAGGTACATGTGCGGTTCGGCAAGGGGAGCCGTGGCCGTGGCCACAAGCCCCGCCTGGTGCCGGCGATCAACGAGGTCGACGCGTTGCTGGAGTGGTGGCTGACCGACGTGCGCCACCAGTTCGGGCCGGACTGGGCGGACCCGGATGCCCCGCTGCTGCCCAGCGAGCGCCACGACCGGGACACCGGCTTGTGCACGCGAGTCGGCGACGACGCGTTGCGCTCCGGGCTGGCCGGCGCGGTGAGCAGGTGGCTTCCCTCGTGGACGGGTCGGCTGACACCGCACGGGTTGCGGCACTATTGCGCGTCCTCGTTGTACATGCGCGGGATGGATCTCAAAGCTATACAGGAGATTCTCGGTCACGAGTGGCTTTCGACGACGACTCGGTACATCCACGTCCATGCCAACCACGTTGAGCACGCGTGGGAAAAGGCAAACCAGCGAGTGGCGTCCCGGCTCGGGCAGTAAGGGAGGTATTGCGATGCGGTGGAATCTGCGGATGAAGGCGGCTGAGGCGGGGATCTGGAAGTCCACGGAGATGCGTCGCCGGTTGGCCGACGCCGGGTTGGAGATCAGCGCGGGCAAGATGTCGGCGCTGTGGACCGGCACCCCGACCACCATCCGGCTGGACGACCTGGACGTGATCTGCGCGGTGCTGGCGTGCGAACCGACCGACCTGTTGCTGTGCGAGCCGGAGAAGGTCGCGGCACGCAAGCCGACCAAGACGGTGGAGGCGACCGGCGGCGCGGTCGTGACACCGCGGTTGGGGCGGCACCGGTCGGTGCCTCCGGCGTGACCAAGCGACCGTGGCCGCGGGCCTGCCGCGTGTGCAGCGTGCGGCCGGTCAAACATCGCCAATCCGACTACTGCTACACCTGCCAGCCCGGCGGCCCCGTGACCCCACCGCCGTGTCAGCGCTGCGGAACGACTGAGAACTACTACAGCGCGGGCTTGTGCACTCGCTGCCATCGGTTCTCGCCGTTGACCATCGACTCGTGCGATGACTGCTACGCCTGGGGCGCAACCCGCACACACAAGTGGCTGTGTCACGGCTGCCGCGGCTGGCGGCAGCGCCGCGCGGTCGGCGACTGCCTCACGTGCGGCCGGCATGTGGCCGTCGACCCGGTGCTGCGCGCGTGCCGGCTGTGCTGGCGGCAGGCCGACCTGCTCGGCACTGACGACATCACCACCGCGGTCCAGAACGGGCACCAGCTGTTCTTCGCCGACCTGTTTCGCAGCCGAAGAGGAAAAGCCACCCACCCCGGACCGCCTGGCCAGCGTCCCGGCCCGACCGCACGGTTCGGCACCGCCGGAACCCGTCCGCCAGAAGCGCGGCAATGGACGATCTTCGACGCCCTGCGCCCGAACACCACCACGACCCCGCGGCCCTGCACCCGCTGCGGCCAGCGGCCGGTCAAGCACCACCAGGCCGAGTACTGCTACCCATGCCAGCCCGCCACCCAGGTGACACCGCCGCCGTGCAGCAAATGCGGCTCGCCCACCGACTACTACACCGCCGGGTTGTGTATCCGCTGCTACCGGTTCTCGCCGCTGACGGTGGACTCTTGCCCGGACTGCCACGCCTGGGGCACCCGCCGGGGCAACAACTGGCTGTGCGAGGGCTGCCGCGCCTGGCGTCGCAACCATCCCCACCTCGGCACCTGCGGAATGTGCCGACAAAGCCGCCATATCAACGACGACGGCATCTGCCGGCTCTGCCGCAAGCAGCCGCTCTGGCTGCCGGACACCGCACGAGCAGAACTTGCTGAGCACGTCCGGCGTTGGGGACACCAGCTGTATTTCGCCGACATGTTCTCCGGACTCGGCGTCCGTGTCGCCCGAGCCGCCGCAGCCCAACGGCGTCGCCTGCTCATCACGCACCCGATTCCGCCCCGGCACCCCGTACGCCACCAGCAATTGGCCGGCTTCAATCTCCCCCGAGACCTCCGCGCCGGCCGCGAGCACGGTTTCCCTCCACCCGCCGATCCCGAGTTGGTGACCTATTTGGACACGTGCGTCACCGAACACGCGGCACGCCACGGCTGGGACGGGAAGGTCACCACCCGCACCCGGATGGGATTGC
This window of the Amycolatopsis balhimycina FH 1894 genome carries:
- a CDS encoding vWA domain-containing protein → MSAHFTADPAATGAAVFPARPEWLTLSAAFADEVPVIADRDDLVVSVAPGAGGGAPACFYPHRALIEVDGDHLGVDPATVDPANLSDRARYAPAWGALTHECGHAKHTAWEPPDGAPPGVVAAAMLLEEPRMEAAHIRRRPDDRHWLRACVQGIVATDLHLFADPVTAPKMTAADAARTAALLLGRADGGVLTHAEVHPVARVVEDVLGAEVLGKLRAVWRQALRTADDAGEDMLDLGRQWCEILGTDPDSASSPASPGTSDPTGSSPGPAAPSPLADAIAAVLGGVAANVAGEKAPEDPAAVAAAARESEEAAEKKAGAVARRVFGTGGPRGGDTRTTGTRPPTPEECAAARVLARALDTAGTRERVAVRSTSEVPPGRLRMRGVRAAEAQRAAGAVVTAEPFTRTIRTPVTVPPLRVGIACDVSGSMGWAREHVASAAWILANAARHTRVPADTASVIFGNHVRPLTHPGKPPTEVTEFRSNDNYEDIPRALDALDGSLGLSRPGAARLVVIVSDGNYRDDPRRDGQKKLDRLRASGCAVLWLTTSDVDTPLDGATVHVLTDPATAARAIGHAATAALRAAARR
- a CDS encoding MarR family transcriptional regulator, whose amino-acid sequence is MSQNDSSNTKPETAEPKVRRALEANPGATAARIATKAGVGRSTATKILSRWAAEGLVTRTTGKDQSVPVTWTVHDDQTNDAAEVVEPGDVPATADQEAERPVGPADEREADASLPDPGATATAETPQKDRLPKGALYELVKEFLQAHPGEEFGPAKIGTELVRSSGAVNNALEKLVTNGLATKTCEAPKRFTSS
- a CDS encoding C40 family peptidase, with amino-acid sequence MGSKIAVGVTVVVAMLPVLLGAVPQAVVTAFTGNGSTTCTPSGTTTRTVPGYGPDQLANAAIITSVGNQLQVTEPGWVIAVAVAIQESTLRNLDHGDRDSLGLFQQRPSQGWGTPQQIMDPTYAATQFYRHLQAVPSWQQMSLNDAAQAVQRSGTPEAYGRHEADAEAIVAAVAGVACEHTGTGDCTNIAAPTPAALTAINYACGQRGLPYVWGGNGPELGDAGFDCSGLTRAAYGAAGIPLPRTSREQYAAGPRVPAGAPLLPGDLVFYATAGRVHHVGLYVGGGNMIDAPDFGQAVRVEPYRHSGDGYIGSTRPVSPR
- a CDS encoding helix-turn-helix domain-containing protein, producing MRWNLRMKAAEAGIWKSTEMRRRLADAGLEISAGKMSALWTGTPTTIRLDDLDVICAVLACEPTDLLLCEPEKVAARKPTKTVEATGGAVVTPRLGRHRSVPPA
- a CDS encoding AAA family ATPase, whose protein sequence is MTTPTPPATAPATGPTTPAGGTATRLRNGELRAMVAKVLADDPAGTHTPGGIAHTLNRSSGAVGNACKALTDRGEAELATTAPLAYRATAMTAAAAAPAITPAPPCAPRRTPPATAPAASPTTPAPSGAGSTTSRPARKVTGPVKRPNGMDYHPRLLSGMPDVTALARLRDAGVAALLYGPPGTGKTSVVEAAFNDCLTVQGDGDTVVADLVGDYTKTPDGDFVFVHGPLVRAMRTGVPLFIDDATLIPPTVLAVVYPAMDGRREIVIKANGGEVVHAEPGFYVVAGHNPGVHGAVLSDALSSRFSVHIQVSSDYALAEQLGVDKRAVRVARNLATRQEKGEIGWAPQLRELLAFKKLADAWDLDAAAGNLVGIAPEEDRATVATVVRDVFGKPVTPLALGARITTKP
- a CDS encoding tyrosine-type recombinase/integrase, yielding MTLAEVRSLGSARPLRTAQEFEDFEQELVDQFALAQVGAGVTDGVVGSYRSVVFEFVRSMSRPVWTTRPEDVDRFLADQRKRGRAASTVYSKAGTLAAFFDFLVVRYQGDIHALTGHVLEQPVDEFNRPSKPAYIAARIPPSQDEVETLFTAWRDSLPDARKFLPAARDYMAASLWRRAGLRITESLMLDIRDWRPDLGEHGKVHVRFGKGSRGRGHKPRLVPAINEVDALLEWWLTDVRHQFGPDWADPDAPLLPSERHDRDTGLCTRVGDDALRSGLAGAVSRWLPSWTGRLTPHGLRHYCASSLYMRGMDLKAIQEILGHEWLSTTTRYIHVHANHVEHAWEKANQRVASRLGQ